The following are encoded together in the Streptomyces flavofungini genome:
- a CDS encoding LmbU family transcriptional regulator: MMTNQVSDLEDSKVVLFRRNASAVPRQRRAAVDERRGQVLTTKVGLQMPAGLTFEDWERAGRQLSGIVNSSSWWLGDWLVYGKDHYTDRYQRGIRAAGLQYQTLRNYAWVSRRFDFSRRRAALSFQHHAELASLPIDEQELWLDRAEQMQWTTKQLRSAIRVAREDEARDGTQTPETMRRLAVPGSRLQWWHKAAEQSGIDFEQWVLATLDNAAERALVEDEAAQQREQAGISA, encoded by the coding sequence ATGATGACGAACCAGGTCAGCGACCTCGAGGACTCGAAGGTCGTGCTCTTCCGCCGAAACGCGAGCGCGGTCCCGCGGCAGCGAAGAGCAGCAGTGGACGAGCGTCGTGGCCAGGTGCTGACGACGAAGGTGGGTCTGCAGATGCCGGCCGGTCTCACCTTCGAGGACTGGGAGCGGGCCGGACGCCAGCTCTCCGGGATCGTCAACTCCTCTTCCTGGTGGCTCGGGGACTGGCTGGTATACGGCAAGGACCACTACACCGACCGCTATCAGCGCGGCATTCGCGCCGCCGGACTCCAGTACCAGACCCTGCGCAACTACGCGTGGGTGTCACGGCGCTTCGACTTCAGCCGCCGGCGCGCGGCGCTCAGCTTCCAGCACCACGCGGAGCTGGCCTCGCTGCCGATCGACGAGCAGGAGCTGTGGCTCGACCGGGCCGAGCAGATGCAGTGGACGACCAAGCAGCTGCGCAGCGCCATCCGCGTCGCCCGTGAGGACGAGGCACGCGACGGAACCCAGACGCCCGAGACGATGCGGCGGCTCGCCGTCCCCGGCAGCAGGCTCCAGTGGTGGCACAAGGCCGCGGAGCAGTCCGGCATCGACTTCGAGCAGTGGGTGCTCGCGACGCTCGACAACGCCGCCGAGCGGGCGCTCGTCGAGGACGAGGCGGCACAGCAGCGGGAGCAGGCCGGAATCAGCGCCTGA
- a CDS encoding IS701 family transposase, with translation MPETHLASPFGDFTDQVFQNLRRADQRRWAGAYLAGLLITPGKKSVRRLAGAVSASPTAVQSLRQFVSLSPWDWDPVMVELTRWAESHGPVSTWAIGRAVLPKRGDRSVGVHRYFDPASGRTLNCQLGLGAFLGIDALHVPVDWRLLLPAPWTEDAQLRRRARIPDDVGHRPLWAQALDLVDTLEARTAPTSAPVVADMSDDPDVALFLRGLSQRARDFVVAVPQHLKVLPVGDRTPGATEPVSARGHVSSGNTESVLVTAPDGHRQHTRVHSVLVRLPGARPGATPEYPYRLFTEVLPESRPGSMWLTSLTHQRLDNVASLATHRTRTTTAVAGMERHFGLLDFEGRSFPGWYHHMTLVSAAYTYQRLTHRPVPRHLPCCPAPLPRPSRQRLHLV, from the coding sequence GTGCCCGAAACCCATCTCGCGTCACCTTTCGGCGACTTCACCGACCAGGTCTTCCAGAACCTGCGCCGTGCCGATCAGCGCAGGTGGGCGGGGGCCTATTTGGCGGGTCTTCTCATCACTCCCGGCAAGAAGTCCGTCCGCCGCCTCGCCGGAGCCGTCTCGGCCTCGCCCACCGCGGTGCAGTCCCTGCGCCAGTTCGTGAGCCTGAGCCCCTGGGACTGGGACCCCGTCATGGTGGAGCTCACCCGCTGGGCCGAGAGCCACGGCCCCGTCTCCACCTGGGCGATCGGCCGTGCGGTCCTGCCCAAGCGCGGCGACCGTTCCGTGGGCGTGCACCGCTACTTCGACCCGGCCTCCGGCCGCACCCTCAACTGCCAGCTGGGCCTCGGCGCCTTCCTCGGCATCGACGCCCTGCACGTCCCGGTCGACTGGCGGCTGCTGCTCCCGGCACCCTGGACCGAGGACGCCCAGCTGCGCCGACGCGCGCGCATACCGGACGACGTCGGCCACCGCCCGCTGTGGGCCCAGGCCCTTGACCTCGTCGACACCCTGGAGGCCCGCACCGCGCCCACGTCGGCGCCGGTCGTCGCCGACATGAGCGACGACCCCGACGTGGCCCTCTTCCTGCGCGGACTCAGCCAGCGCGCCCGGGACTTCGTGGTCGCCGTGCCCCAGCACCTGAAGGTCCTGCCCGTCGGCGACCGGACCCCCGGCGCCACGGAGCCGGTGAGCGCGCGCGGCCACGTCTCCTCGGGGAACACCGAATCCGTCCTCGTCACCGCGCCGGACGGCCACCGGCAGCACACCCGCGTCCACTCCGTGCTCGTACGGCTGCCCGGAGCCAGGCCGGGCGCGACGCCTGAATATCCCTATCGACTATTCACAGAAGTGCTACCGGAAAGTCGCCCGGGGTCCATGTGGCTGACCAGCCTCACACATCAGCGACTCGACAACGTTGCCTCACTCGCCACCCATCGGACCCGGACCACCACGGCGGTCGCCGGCATGGAACGCCACTTCGGCCTCCTCGACTTCGAGGGCCGTTCCTTTCCGGGCTGGTATCACCACATGACGCTGGTTTCCGCGGCCTACACGTATCAGCGACTCACGCACCGGCCCGTTCCGCGCCATCTGCCGTGCTGTCCGGCACCACTGCCCCGACCCAGTCGGCAACGGTTGCACTTGGTCTGA